From the genome of Thiomicrorhabdus indica:
AAGCCGCACGCTTGGTCGCATCCCATGCGTTTTCATAAGTCTGTTTGTCGCTCAAAGTATCGGCAACCTCTCCTGCACCTTCCTTAACAGAATGATACGTTTCAGACTCTTGAACGGTTGTGGCCACATCACTGACCGTTTCTTTCGTGCCTTCCCAAGCTTTTTGATACGTTTCTTTTTCAGTCAGGCTGTCAGCAACTTCACCGGCGCCCTGCTTAAGTTCTTGGTAGGTTTCAGATTCTTCGGTTTGTTGCGTCCAGCTTTTAACGGTTTCAGTCGTAGATTGCCAAATCGAAGAAGCTGTTTCTTTGGTATCTTCCCAAAGCCCAGCCTGAGCACCGCTTGAAAAGACAATCATTAAGCCAAACGTAGCTCGTTTAAGGTTGATGATTTTCCTTTTTTTTAACATGCAGTTCATTCCTCAATTGCTTATAACGATGCAGTATATTCCGCAACGGCTTGCATTTCTTCATCGGAAAGAGGTGCTGCCATTGGTGCCATCATGCCCGTAAGCGGACCAATTTGCTCACCGGCTTTATAACGTTTCAATTTATCGACAATATCAGCCACAGCCTGACCCGCTAGCTTAGGTCCAATTCCACCTTCTGCTTGAGCACCGTGGCAGCCTGCACAGGTTGCATAAACTTGTTGACCATTTACGGATGCCACAACTTCTTTGGCCGCTTCAACTTTTTCTACAACCTTTTCTTCAACTGCCTCTACCTTATCTTCCACAACAACTTCGCTTTCAGCTTCCTTTTTAACAACAGGTGTTTTTGGAGCGATTTCAGGCAAAGCTGATGCTTTTGCGGTTGATTCTTCAGCAACAGCTTCTGATTTTGGCAATGCTACTGGTTCAACCAGATTTTGCTTGGTTTGCTCAACTGGTTCAGGCTGCTTTACATCCATTGTGTTTTGTTGAGCGGTTTGATTCATTTCTGCCGAAGAACCAGCATTCGAGGTTTCATTGTCATTACTACAAGCTGACAGAGCAAATACTGAACTTAGGGCAACACTTAAAAGTAAGCCTTTTTTTGGAATATTCAGTTCAAAAGTTTTATTAAGGGGTTTCGTAAAAGTTGTCATTTTCCCTCCTCTGGAAATTATGACCAAGCATTAAAGGTTTGATATTTAATCGATTCTAAATAACTCGTTTAATTTATGGCAAAGCCAGTTATTCAGAGTCGACTATTTAGGACACCTGAACTTGATAGTGCTAATACTTTATATTAGTTCGAAGTTTATCCCAAAATTTTATGCAAATAATTTGCTTTCCAATAAAGTCATCCATTTTAGACTAGCGCTTTTTTGCAAGTTTATTCAGTCCTAACAGTCAACGGCAACTATAAGGTTTTAAGCCGTTTTTCCAAACGCTGAATTGAAACCGGTTGAATGGTTTTCATTGGCTGAGAAAACAGTGACACACGTAACTCTTCCAGTAACCAACGAATTTCTATGACCTCTTCGTTTTCTTGATAAACCGGATCTTCGGCTAACGACCTAAACTTATCCAAAATAGGCATGATTTGACGAATAGCCACCTGATCTTTATTTGGGTCTTGGTCAATTTTTTCAAGGCGTTTTTGTAATGCACTCAAATATCTAGGAATTTGTAAAAACCATTTTTCGGGCGTTTTTCGGACAAAATCCTTAGAAATTAAGCCATCTAACTGAGCGCGAATATCAGCAATTGAGGCTAAACACCTTGGATTTACCCGGCCGGTTATTTGTTTTGCGACCTGCTGATGTGCTGTAAACAACTCTTTGAGATGTTTTGCAATCTCTTGCGCTTTCTCAATCCATTGCAGGCGCAAATTTTCTAGTGCCGTTTCAAATTCACCCTGCTTGCGTATTAACTCAGGATGCTCGACAATTTTCAATAAAGCTCGATCAATCACCTGTTGAGTCAGTTCTTTACAAGTACCATAAGGTGCATAGCACAAACAGGCTTTTTGCATCGGAAGTTTCGCCTGTAGATATTTTTCCTTATCCTGCAACATTTGACGCAGCAATAAAATCACCGCTTCCCCATGCGCTTTGTTTGCTTGGCTTTCATCAGGAAAGACATCCAGCACAAATTTTAGATCTGAAATTTTAATATCTTTAACAGAATCTTTACCCTCAGGGGTACATGTACCGGCCGGTTGTTGAACGTTTAACGCTGGATAAACCACCATTTGGGCACCATTATGTTTAATGGTTTTTTCCCGAGGTAGCTCTCCAAAATCCCACGTTTGAATCACTTGCATGTTTTTGGAAGATTGCGACTGATGCTTTTGAATCTGCTTTTCAACTAAGTGCTGATAATCCACCTTCAGCTTCTCTAAATCAGTACTTTGTGCCAGTCGTTTTCCTTTGGCATCTTGTAATTCAAAAAATGGCTGTAAATACATTGGCAACTCGACTTGTGCAAAATCCTCCAAACGAACTCGAGTTGTCGCATTGGAAGGCGCACGTCGATTCAATGCCCAAACCAGTTGATTCAAAAAAGGTACCGGCCGGTTATTTTCAGATTTATCCGCTGACATTTCCTGCAATACCAAATTAGCATAATGCGGTGCAGGAACAAATTGTTTACGCACCGATTTAGGCAACGATTTAATCAAATGCGCAATTTTTTCCGGTAGCAGTCCTGGAGTCAGCCACTCGAAAGACTGCGCATCTAACTGGTTCAATTGCGCTAATGAAATTTTAAATACAACGCCATCATTAACCTTTCCGGGTTCAAAGTGGTACTCCACTGGAATCGGGATTTGATTTTTAATTTGAACAGCATCTGGAAATTGCGCCAAACTGCCCGAATCCACCTCTTGTTTGAGAAGCTTCGACTTATCTAAAAATAACGATTTCCAGAGCGTCTCATTTTGCTTGGCTTTCTTCGCCCATTTTTCAAACGCTGGCTTAGAATAAATATGCGAGGGTATGCGTTCAGCATAAAACTGATAAATTTCTTCATCCTCTACCAAAAAGTCAGGGCGACGGAATTTAGCCTCTAAAGCTTCAATTTCTTGTACTAACTTCTGGTTGTGAACGAAAAATTCAACCTTTGAGAACAACTCTCCTTCGACTAAAGCGTGGCGCAGAAAAATCTTATGCGAATCCACTGGATTGATTGGGCCATAGTTACAATGGCGCCGGTTGACAATGGGTAAACCATAAAGAGTAATTGATTCAAATGCTCCAACTTGTCCGGTTTTTTTCTGCCAATGCGGATCGGTATAACTGTGCTTAATCAAATGCTTTGCGATTTTTTCAACCCAGCGAACATCAATCACCGCATTGGTTCGTGCAAACAGCTTTGAGGTTTCAACCAATTCAGCAGACAACAGCCACTTCGGACGTTTTTTGAAAAGCACCGAACTCGGATGAATGAACAATTTTGTGTTCCGAGAACCCAAGTAGGATTTTTCATCCTCACGCATGGCAATATTTCCTAGAAGGCCACTCATTAAAGCGCGATGTAATGCCATGGAGTGCACATCGCTCAGACGTTCAGTGACTTCATTACCTTTTTTCACCTCTTCATATAAATGCAGTTCTCCAACCTTCATACCAATACGTTTTAAACTTTGGGTAAGCTGCATGGTCAAATCATGCCATTCGCGCATTCTTAAATAAGATAAAAAATTTGTCTTACATAATTTACGTAATTTGTTTTGTGAAAGATGACGTCGTTGATGCTCATAAAAACGCCACAAATTCAGATAAAAAATAAAATCCGAACGTTCATCTTCAAACTTTTTATGGGCTTGCCTTGCCGCTTGCATATTCGATTCATTCAAATCACGAGGGTCTTGAATACTGAGCACACTAGCGACAATAATAACTTCTGCCAAAACACCATTTTCTTCACCCGACAACACCATTTTGGCAACACTCGGATCAATTGGCAGCTTGGCAATTTTTCGTCCTTCCGGTGTTAAACGACGCTGTTCATCCAAAGCACCAATTTCTTGCAGTGTTCGATAACCATCGTTAACTGCTTTATCATTCGGCGGCTCGATAAATGGAAAACTTTTAACCTTACCTAATCGCAACTGCGCCATCGTTAACACGACATTCGCTAAAGAGGTTCGATGAATTTCCGGCGAGGTAAATTCTGGTCGGGATTTAAAGTCTTCTTCATCATAAAGTCGAATACAAATCCCTTCTGAAACACGACCACAGCGTCCTTTTCTCTGATTTGCCGAAGCTTGAGATATTTTTTCAATTGGCAGACGTTGAACTTTGGAGCGAACCGAATAGCGACTGATGCGAACCTGACCGGGATCGATGACATACTTTATTCCCGGAACGGTCAAAGAGGTTTCAGCCACGTTGGTACTTAAAATAATTCGACGTTTTTGTGAAAGCTCGAACACTTTATTTTGCTCGGCCATCGACAAACGCGCATAAAGCGGAACAATTTCAGTATTTTTCAGATTCCGTTTGCGAAGCGCTTCAGCGGTTTCTTTGATGTCGCGCTCACCTACTTGGAAAACCAAAATATCGCCAAATGAATCCTCTGAACCTAATTCATCGACTGCATCCACAATGGCGGTAGTCATATCCTGTTCAATTTGATTTCCGGCATCATCTTCATAGCTTGCCAAAGGTCGATAACGGACTTCAACAGGATAGGTTCTTCCAGATACTTCAACAACTGGTGGGCGCTTCCCATTAATCGTAAAATGCTCGGCAAAACGCTCAGTATCAATTGTTGCAGACGTCACAATGACTTTTAAATCCGGTCTTTTGGGCAAAAGTTGCTTTAAAATCCCCAACAGAAAATCGATATTAAGGCTGCGTTCATGCGCCTCATCGATAATAATTGTGTCGTATTGATTCAGGAATTTATCGTTTTGGATTTCAGCCAACAAAATCCCATCAGTCATCACTTTAATCAGAGAATGCTCTTTAGACTGCTCTATAAAACGCACTTGGTAACCGACTAGGTCACCGATTTTACTGCCGAGTTCTTCAGAAATTCGCTCCGCAACAGAACGTGCGGCTAATCTTCTTGGCTGTGTACAACCAATCCTTCCGAAGACACCTAAACCAGCCTCCAAACATATTTTTGGGATTTGCGTAGTTTTCCCAGAACCAGTTTCACCGGCAATCACAACCACTTGATTTTCTTGAATTAAGCGAAGTAAATCGTCTTTTTTGGCTGCTACCGGCAGTTTTTCATCGTATCCAATCACAGGAACACGATTTTTTCGCAATTGCGCAATTTCAATAGATTTCTTTAATCTTTGATTCCAGCTTACCCAATGCTCACTGGTCTGTTTTGCATTTTGCAATTTCTTATCTTTATAAAATTTTGATAGAAAAAATCTATCAGAAATCATTGCATCATTAATATTTTGCACTGAATTTACTGCAGATTGGGTGTTTTCATCGATTGACATAATTTGACTGGTCACTTTTATTAGGCATAATAATAAGCAAACTCTAATACAGGTATAAGTTTAACTTATCCTAGATAAAATTATTATGGTGGCTGAAAAATTTCGGCCAATTATAACAAACTAATACTCGAGGCTTTTGCTATGAAGATTCGTCAACTTTTTGATTACGACACTTGGACGTACACATACCTACTTTGGGATGAAGAAACCATGGAAGCAGCGGTCATTGATTCAGTGATTGAGCAAGTTGATCGTGACATGCAACACATTGAAGAGCTCGGTTTAAAAGTGAAATATCTCCTTGAAACACATATCCACGCTGACCACATCACAGGCGCTGGGCCTTTACGTAAGAAGACAGCAGCTGAAATCGTAGTTCACAAAAACTCTGGTTCGGAATGTGCCGATATTCTTGCGGAAGAAGGCGATACTTTCAAAATTGGCTCGCAAACCATTACGGTCATGCACACACCGGGACACACAAATAACGACATCACTTACCGTATTGACGGTGCAGTATTCACAGGCGATACACTTTTAGTTCGTGACTGTGGTCGAACAGACTTCCAATTAGGAAGCAACGAAGACATGTATCACTCATTGACTCAACGCCTGTTTACACTTCCAGAAGACACAATGGTCTTCCCAGCTCACGATTACAAAGGTTTCACGCAATCGACGATTGGCGAAGAGAAAAGTTTCAATGTCCGAGCAGGTTCTGGCAAATCATTTGAAGACTTTTCAACGATTATGGACAATCTAAACCTCCCAAATCCGAAGCGAATTGACATTTCAGTTCCTGGAAACCTGAAATGCGGAAATCTTGACGACTAACCGACGACCAACCTAAGGGTTTTCGTTTATTTTTAAAATTCTGTTTTTACAGAGCAAAAAGCCCAAGTTTACCGGCCGGTAAACCTGGGCTTTTTTATGGTTTTCTCTAACCTAGCAAAACTAGATGAATTTACTAAGATAAGAAATACTTCAATATATTTAGTGAACTTCTAACACTTCAACTTTATATTCCAAGTTTTGTCCAGCTAATGGGTGATTGCCATCCAAATAAACTTTGTCTTCTTTGATGTCTGTAATTCGGAACAAAACAGGATTGCCATCTGGATCTTCCGTTTCCACGGCTGATCCAATTTCAATTTCCACAGAATCATCAAAATTATCTGGCCCAGCATACACAAGCAAATCGTCCAATACATCGCCATAGGCTTTTTCCGCAGGGATGGTGACTTTTGCCTCAAACCCAGGTTCTTCACCTTCCAAAAATTCTTCAAGGCCTGGAATAATCTCACCTTCACCTTGAATGTATACCACTGGCTCCCCACCAAAAGTTGAATCAAAAATTTCACCGGATTCATTACGTAATTCATAATGAAAAGTCACGCGCGCGCCTTTTGTAATCTTCATACAGCTTATTCCTCAAATGCTTTAAAATAACGCGCAATATTTTAACCTGAAATGGAAAACCGCATGCGCCAAATATTTCTGGATACTGAGACAACCGGCTTCAACCCTCTTGAAGGGGATAGAATCATTGAAATTGGTGCAGTGGAGTTAATCAAACGTAAACTGACGCAAAAAAATTACCATCAATATATAAACCCAGAAAGACCCATTCCAGCAGAAGCGACCGAAGTTCATGGTATTACCGATGAACGTGTTGCCAATGAGCCCAAGTTTGCAGAAATTGTTGACGCCTTTATGGAATATGTAGCGGGAGCTGAACTAATCATTCACAACGCTCCTTTTGATGTTGGCTTTATCAACCATGAACTCTCTATGCTGCAACACAACCGGTGGGGGAAAATCGAAGATCACTGCACAATTACAGACTCGTTAAAACTGGCTCAAAAGCAGTACCCTGGGCAACGGAATTCTTTGGATGCTCTTTGTAAGCGTCTATACATCGACAACACCGCACGTGTTTTTCACGGAGCTTTGCTTGACTCGGAAATCTTAGCTGATGTTTATTTAGGAATGACAGGTGGTCAAGTTGATTTAGGCCTGAGTTTGGAATCCGGTCAATCCAATGAACCTAATATTGAATTGGGACAAATCCAAGCCCAGAGAAAACTCATTGTTCTGCCTGCCACAGATGATGAACTCGCATTACACCAGAAAAAACTTGAAGAGATTTCAAAGAAAAGTGGTAAAGAACTGCATTGGTAAAACGCGATGGCAATCTTAAATCGGCATTCTTCCATTCAATTCAATTTAATTGATCCATCGCTTGATTAGCGAGTTCATCAACACGTTCATTTTCTGGATGGCCGGAATGCCCTTTTACCCAACGCCACTCAACCTCATGCGGTGCAATCGCAGCATCCAACGCCTGCCATAGCTCTTTATTTTTCACAGGTTTATTCGCTGCCGTTTTCCAACCTTTTCGCTTCCAACCGTCAATCCAATGGGTAATCCCATTTTTCACATATTGCGAATCGGTAGTAATAATGACATAGCAGGGTTTTTTCAACGCTTCAAACGCCTTAATAGCCGCCGTCAATTCCATCTGGTTATTGGTGGTATCTTGCCTGCCACCATTCAATTCTTTGGTATGCTCACCAAAACGAAGCAACACACCCCAACCACCTGGCCCCGGATTCCCGCGACAGCCTCCATCAGTAAAAGCCTCTACTTGTGGTAATTCGGAGGAAACGGAATGTTGATTTGCAGATGCCATAGCTTACCTTTGACTTAAAATTTTAGTGGCGTGAATCCCGATTGGAGACGGATGAACGTGATGCCAGTTTGCCGGTTACCGCTTTCCAACGCGGCATTTGCCATTTCAGACCAACTAGCGTCGGGGAGTCTACGCGTTTTTTAGCGACCAAACAATAACTGTTGCCGATGGAAACCCCAAAAATCTTCAATAATTTTTGAAACAGTCTAAACCCCGTTGAAATCCACTTAGCGGAAAAGGAAAGTTGGGAGTAATTGGCTTGCTGTCGGCTCACACCAATACTGGTGAAATGCACAGATTGAATGTCATAACCCAAAACTTTCAGCCACTCTTTTATTTTCTTAGGGCTTTCCAAATTGACATGAACTCGTGAATCATTCTTGGAAATCCAAGGGGTTCGCCATCCTTGTGACCAACTTATATAACCGGCCGGTACAAAACCTGTAATCACTAAATGACCCTCTGGAATCAACATGGCATCTGCTTGTCGCAGCAGATAA
Proteins encoded in this window:
- the rnhA gene encoding ribonuclease HI; the encoded protein is MASANQHSVSSELPQVEAFTDGGCRGNPGPGGWGVLLRFGEHTKELNGGRQDTTNNQMELTAAIKAFEALKKPCYVIITTDSQYVKNGITHWIDGWKRKGWKTAANKPVKNKELWQALDAAIAPHEVEWRWVKGHSGHPENERVDELANQAMDQLN
- a CDS encoding FKBP-type peptidyl-prolyl cis-trans isomerase, which gives rise to MKITKGARVTFHYELRNESGEIFDSTFGGEPVVYIQGEGEIIPGLEEFLEGEEPGFEAKVTIPAEKAYGDVLDDLLVYAGPDNFDDSVEIEIGSAVETEDPDGNPVLFRITDIKEDKVYLDGNHPLAGQNLEYKVEVLEVH
- a CDS encoding MBL fold metallo-hydrolase, whose amino-acid sequence is MKIRQLFDYDTWTYTYLLWDEETMEAAVIDSVIEQVDRDMQHIEELGLKVKYLLETHIHADHITGAGPLRKKTAAEIVVHKNSGSECADILAEEGDTFKIGSQTITVMHTPGHTNNDITYRIDGAVFTGDTLLVRDCGRTDFQLGSNEDMYHSLTQRLFTLPEDTMVFPAHDYKGFTQSTIGEEKSFNVRAGSGKSFEDFSTIMDNLNLPNPKRIDISVPGNLKCGNLDD
- the dnaQ gene encoding DNA polymerase III subunit epsilon, with amino-acid sequence MRQIFLDTETTGFNPLEGDRIIEIGAVELIKRKLTQKNYHQYINPERPIPAEATEVHGITDERVANEPKFAEIVDAFMEYVAGAELIIHNAPFDVGFINHELSMLQHNRWGKIEDHCTITDSLKLAQKQYPGQRNSLDALCKRLYIDNTARVFHGALLDSEILADVYLGMTGGQVDLGLSLESGQSNEPNIELGQIQAQRKLIVLPATDDELALHQKKLEEISKKSGKELHW
- the hrpA gene encoding ATP-dependent RNA helicase HrpA, with the translated sequence MSIDENTQSAVNSVQNINDAMISDRFFLSKFYKDKKLQNAKQTSEHWVSWNQRLKKSIEIAQLRKNRVPVIGYDEKLPVAAKKDDLLRLIQENQVVVIAGETGSGKTTQIPKICLEAGLGVFGRIGCTQPRRLAARSVAERISEELGSKIGDLVGYQVRFIEQSKEHSLIKVMTDGILLAEIQNDKFLNQYDTIIIDEAHERSLNIDFLLGILKQLLPKRPDLKVIVTSATIDTERFAEHFTINGKRPPVVEVSGRTYPVEVRYRPLASYEDDAGNQIEQDMTTAIVDAVDELGSEDSFGDILVFQVGERDIKETAEALRKRNLKNTEIVPLYARLSMAEQNKVFELSQKRRIILSTNVAETSLTVPGIKYVIDPGQVRISRYSVRSKVQRLPIEKISQASANQRKGRCGRVSEGICIRLYDEEDFKSRPEFTSPEIHRTSLANVVLTMAQLRLGKVKSFPFIEPPNDKAVNDGYRTLQEIGALDEQRRLTPEGRKIAKLPIDPSVAKMVLSGEENGVLAEVIIVASVLSIQDPRDLNESNMQAARQAHKKFEDERSDFIFYLNLWRFYEHQRRHLSQNKLRKLCKTNFLSYLRMREWHDLTMQLTQSLKRIGMKVGELHLYEEVKKGNEVTERLSDVHSMALHRALMSGLLGNIAMREDEKSYLGSRNTKLFIHPSSVLFKKRPKWLLSAELVETSKLFARTNAVIDVRWVEKIAKHLIKHSYTDPHWQKKTGQVGAFESITLYGLPIVNRRHCNYGPINPVDSHKIFLRHALVEGELFSKVEFFVHNQKLVQEIEALEAKFRRPDFLVEDEEIYQFYAERIPSHIYSKPAFEKWAKKAKQNETLWKSLFLDKSKLLKQEVDSGSLAQFPDAVQIKNQIPIPVEYHFEPGKVNDGVVFKISLAQLNQLDAQSFEWLTPGLLPEKIAHLIKSLPKSVRKQFVPAPHYANLVLQEMSADKSENNRPVPFLNQLVWALNRRAPSNATTRVRLEDFAQVELPMYLQPFFELQDAKGKRLAQSTDLEKLKVDYQHLVEKQIQKHQSQSSKNMQVIQTWDFGELPREKTIKHNGAQMVVYPALNVQQPAGTCTPEGKDSVKDIKISDLKFVLDVFPDESQANKAHGEAVILLLRQMLQDKEKYLQAKLPMQKACLCYAPYGTCKELTQQVIDRALLKIVEHPELIRKQGEFETALENLRLQWIEKAQEIAKHLKELFTAHQQVAKQITGRVNPRCLASIADIRAQLDGLISKDFVRKTPEKWFLQIPRYLSALQKRLEKIDQDPNKDQVAIRQIMPILDKFRSLAEDPVYQENEEVIEIRWLLEELRVSLFSQPMKTIQPVSIQRLEKRLKTL
- a CDS encoding methyltransferase domain-containing protein, whose product is MSSGFQEYLIEWFQKEKNRCFYQEEVQLLNRCLPNLFGFFLVQLGRISNENICSASRVNHKVLVDYKLPPADVSFLEVQKVQADLDYLPIGKDCVDVLVLPHTLEVAADPHYLLRQADAMLIPEGHLVITGFVPAGYISWSQGWRTPWISKNDSRVHVNLESPKKIKEWLKVLGYDIQSVHFTSIGVSRQQANYSQLSFSAKWISTGFRLFQKLLKIFGVSIGNSYCLVAKKRVDSPTLVGLKWQMPRWKAVTGKLASRSSVSNRDSRH
- a CDS encoding c-type cytochrome; translated protein: MTTFTKPLNKTFELNIPKKGLLLSVALSSVFALSACSNDNETSNAGSSAEMNQTAQQNTMDVKQPEPVEQTKQNLVEPVALPKSEAVAEESTAKASALPEIAPKTPVVKKEAESEVVVEDKVEAVEEKVVEKVEAAKEVVASVNGQQVYATCAGCHGAQAEGGIGPKLAGQAVADIVDKLKRYKAGEQIGPLTGMMAPMAAPLSDEEMQAVAEYTASL